A genomic stretch from uncultured Pseudodesulfovibrio sp. includes:
- the rnhA gene encoding ribonuclease HI, translating into MSERVTMYTDGSCLGNPGPGGYGAVMIYGEYKGEGADNYKEFAQGYKKTTNNRMELLAVIVGLDALSRPCSVELWTDSKYVQQAITKGWLKNWQRNGWKTAAKKPVKNQDLWRRLMPLIEKHDVNFNWVKGHSGHLFNERVDDLARNAASGGGLLEDEGME; encoded by the coding sequence GTGAGTGAGCGCGTCACCATGTATACCGATGGCTCCTGCCTGGGCAATCCCGGTCCCGGCGGATATGGCGCGGTCATGATATATGGCGAATATAAAGGCGAGGGTGCGGACAATTACAAGGAGTTCGCCCAAGGCTACAAAAAGACGACCAATAACCGCATGGAACTGCTTGCAGTCATTGTCGGGCTTGACGCATTGAGTCGTCCTTGTTCGGTTGAGCTGTGGACCGATTCGAAATATGTCCAGCAGGCCATTACCAAAGGGTGGCTCAAGAACTGGCAGCGCAATGGCTGGAAAACAGCCGCCAAGAAGCCGGTCAAGAATCAGGATCTCTGGCGCCGCCTCATGCCGCTCATCGAGAAGCATGACGTCAATTTCAATTGGGTCAAAGGTCATTCCGGTCACCTGTTCAACGAACGCGTTGACGATCTCGCCCGAAACGCTGCCTCAGGTGGCGGCCTTCTGGAAGACGAAGGCATGGAATAG
- a CDS encoding TPM domain-containing protein has product MRIKIPRVHGESPKEKVFRSLALVLVFAAVIWAFYMNNKHVVDVLNQEGAVYDETKTLDTNQKKFIVSFTRSLRDEYGMDCKIQIYGGDFVVPDLDGKTMYIGLAPALGELELRFPPMMRKTLGKEFIESLKTTFLLPSFKEGDWPMAIQEVLMEIYKKLEQLKKEESASE; this is encoded by the coding sequence ATGCGAATCAAGATTCCCAGAGTGCACGGCGAATCGCCGAAAGAGAAGGTGTTCCGGTCCTTGGCATTGGTGCTGGTCTTTGCTGCCGTGATCTGGGCCTTTTACATGAACAACAAACATGTGGTGGACGTCCTCAATCAGGAGGGCGCAGTCTATGATGAGACCAAGACCCTGGACACCAACCAGAAAAAATTCATCGTCTCGTTCACCAGATCTCTGCGCGACGAATACGGCATGGACTGCAAAATTCAGATTTATGGTGGCGATTTCGTGGTGCCGGATCTGGATGGGAAAACCATGTATATAGGGTTGGCTCCGGCTTTAGGTGAGTTGGAATTGCGATTCCCCCCAATGATGCGCAAGACGCTTGGCAAGGAATTCATAGAATCTCTCAAGACGACATTCCTGCTGCCATCCTTCAAGGAGGGCGACTGGCCCATGGCTATTCAGGAAGTATTGATGGAAATTTACAAAAAACTTGAACAATTGAAAAAAGAGGAGAGCGCCAGTGAGTGA
- a CDS encoding ABC transporter ATP-binding protein — MSHPAISLDAINKTFFPQGEKKVGDAEPGIEVLKSITLDVDPGEFIALQGTSGSGKSTLLHIIGLLDRPTSGVYHLLGRDAASLDDDAQSDLRNLSLGFVFQSFYLIPYATALENVILPGLYSGKPRAELLARAETLMEQVGLADRMDFKPSRLSGGQQQRVAMARALLNEPQIILADEPTGQLDSATSSEIMKLFHAVHEAGQTIVLVTHDEDVAREAGRVIRLHDGCVVEDVRV, encoded by the coding sequence ATGTCCCATCCAGCCATTAGTCTTGATGCCATCAACAAGACCTTTTTCCCGCAGGGTGAAAAGAAGGTCGGTGATGCAGAGCCGGGTATCGAGGTGCTCAAGTCCATCACGCTCGATGTTGATCCCGGTGAATTCATCGCTTTGCAAGGCACGTCCGGGTCAGGCAAGTCCACGTTGTTGCACATCATCGGGTTGCTCGATCGCCCCACGTCCGGGGTCTACCATTTGCTTGGCAGGGATGCCGCCTCTCTTGATGATGATGCACAGTCCGATCTGCGCAACCTTTCACTCGGGTTCGTTTTTCAGTCATTTTATCTTATCCCTTATGCCACGGCTCTGGAGAACGTCATTTTACCTGGACTTTATTCCGGCAAGCCACGAGCCGAGTTGCTCGCCAGAGCCGAGACGCTCATGGAGCAAGTCGGGTTGGCTGATCGTATGGACTTCAAGCCATCACGCCTGTCTGGAGGACAACAGCAACGGGTCGCCATGGCCCGTGCGTTGCTCAACGAGCCGCAGATCATTCTTGCCGATGAACCGACCGGGCAGCTCGATTCCGCGACTTCATCCGAGATCATGAAGCTTTTCCATGCCGTACACGAGGCCGGGCAGACTATTGTTCTGGTGACGCACGATGAAGATGTGGCCCGGGAGGCCGGGCGGGTCATCCGGCTGCACGACGGCTGTGTTGTCGAGGATGTACGAGTGTAG
- a CDS encoding ABC transporter permease codes for MIRLIARIFSMGFEAVWAFKLRSFFVILGVAFGIASLTLIVTAVDGANRKAVEIVEMFGPDSALVFGGNFKQRAVGMRTLTLSREDAQRIRDSLPGAYQVVPMRAKFGQTVKAGSKNYQDVRIIGTTENYASVWNWPLAEGRDITAEDDATGAKIALLGDKPSRELFGDESPVGKVVYISDIPFQVVGKLSYRGFASGGGGDIDNRIIVPLTTLVQRYNMDRKYFRALRVKFYEPDYMDAHTENLRSLLRSLHHLEPEDDDDFSILTADEVLQFLSMFKGGLTIFLGVTAGIAMLVGGFVLANLFSISVSERAEEIGLKKAMGARNSAIMGQFLVEACALTMLGGVLGLFLGLGLGQFLSRLDILTIQFSWKAFFMALAGSQAVGLIFGLKPAKQAAELDPIQALRGEG; via the coding sequence ATGATACGACTCATAGCGCGAATATTCAGTATGGGGTTTGAGGCTGTGTGGGCCTTCAAACTCCGGTCTTTTTTCGTAATCTTGGGTGTAGCGTTCGGCATTGCGAGTCTGACCCTGATCGTCACGGCGGTGGATGGCGCGAACAGAAAAGCTGTGGAGATTGTCGAAATGTTCGGGCCGGATTCGGCGCTGGTCTTTGGCGGCAACTTCAAGCAGCGAGCCGTGGGAATGCGGACGTTGACCTTAAGCCGGGAGGATGCGCAGCGGATTAGAGATTCCTTGCCGGGTGCGTATCAAGTGGTGCCCATGCGGGCCAAGTTCGGGCAGACGGTCAAGGCAGGCAGCAAGAATTATCAAGACGTACGAATCATCGGGACCACTGAGAACTATGCCTCTGTGTGGAACTGGCCGCTGGCCGAGGGCCGCGATATCACGGCAGAGGATGATGCGACGGGTGCAAAGATCGCGCTTTTGGGCGACAAACCTTCGCGGGAGCTGTTTGGTGATGAATCCCCGGTCGGCAAGGTCGTGTATATAAGCGATATCCCTTTTCAGGTTGTGGGCAAACTGTCCTACAGAGGTTTTGCTTCGGGCGGTGGTGGTGACATCGACAACCGTATTATCGTGCCGCTGACGACATTGGTGCAGCGCTATAATATGGACCGGAAATATTTTCGCGCACTGCGGGTGAAGTTTTATGAGCCTGATTATATGGATGCTCATACTGAGAATTTGCGTTCTTTGCTCCGAAGTCTCCATCACCTTGAACCCGAAGATGACGACGATTTTTCCATCCTGACGGCAGATGAGGTGTTGCAGTTCCTGTCCATGTTCAAGGGGGGACTGACAATCTTTCTGGGCGTGACAGCGGGTATCGCCATGCTCGTGGGTGGATTCGTGCTTGCCAATCTTTTTTCGATCTCAGTAAGCGAACGCGCCGAAGAGATAGGGCTGAAAAAGGCCATGGGGGCGCGCAATTCAGCGATAATGGGTCAGTTTCTGGTCGAAGCGTGCGCGTTGACCATGCTCGGCGGGGTGCTTGGGCTGTTCCTTGGGCTTGGGCTTGGGCAGTTCCTTTCGCGGCTTGATATTTTGACCATTCAATTCTCGTGGAAGGCCTTTTTCATGGCCTTGGCGGGGTCTCAGGCGGTCGGGTTGATTTTTGGTCTGAAACCCGCAAAACAGGCGGCAGAGCTTGATCCGATCCAGGCGTTGCGGGGCGAAGGGTAA
- a CDS encoding efflux RND transporter periplasmic adaptor subunit, whose translation MKKLIFILIAALLTGGGVWYFNAGQSTGKVKVIKTAVIERGDVSKVLEATGIVKAQVGAQVKIGAQATGVLDSVPVKVGDRVKKGDLIAEIDSRELRSRIAEARANLSLSQAKLEYMEKNLPRKRSLVKQKLEAQDSLDIAYQDAEMARHSVASSRAKLKTLEVQLSYTKIHSPIDGVVSQVAAQEGETIVSGLSVSNLITVLDPTKLEMWIYVDETDVGRVVNDLPVRYTVDAFRDKVFEGTVDRIYPEPEIRDNIVYYRTLVTVSPEESKWLRPEMTTQCKIIVETKKDVLTVPNTALKWVKNRQVCFRVDDPKSEPVEVSPKLGLVGLQASEVLEGLSEGDTVATQLVLPGVKVGKKGI comes from the coding sequence CAAGACCGCCGTAATAGAGCGGGGCGACGTGTCTAAGGTTCTTGAAGCCACAGGCATTGTCAAGGCGCAAGTGGGCGCACAGGTCAAGATCGGTGCGCAGGCTACAGGTGTGCTTGATTCAGTCCCCGTCAAGGTGGGGGATCGAGTGAAAAAAGGTGACCTCATCGCTGAAATTGATTCCCGCGAATTGCGTTCCCGCATTGCTGAAGCCCGTGCCAATCTCAGTCTGTCACAGGCCAAGCTGGAATACATGGAAAAGAACCTGCCCAGAAAGCGCTCTCTGGTGAAACAGAAACTGGAAGCGCAGGATTCCCTGGACATCGCCTATCAAGATGCGGAAATGGCCCGACACAGTGTGGCCTCGTCCCGAGCCAAGCTCAAGACGCTAGAAGTCCAGCTTTCCTACACCAAGATACATTCTCCCATTGACGGGGTCGTCAGTCAGGTAGCGGCTCAGGAAGGCGAGACCATCGTGTCCGGCCTGTCGGTGTCCAACCTGATCACCGTCCTTGACCCTACCAAGCTTGAGATGTGGATTTATGTGGACGAAACCGATGTGGGGCGTGTGGTCAACGATCTGCCTGTACGCTACACCGTGGACGCGTTCCGCGACAAAGTGTTCGAAGGGACTGTGGACAGAATTTACCCCGAGCCGGAAATCAGGGACAATATCGTATATTATCGTACCCTCGTGACGGTATCCCCGGAGGAGTCCAAGTGGTTGCGTCCGGAAATGACCACACAGTGTAAAATCATCGTGGAAACCAAAAAAGACGTTCTGACAGTTCCCAACACCGCGCTCAAGTGGGTCAAGAACCGTCAGGTCTGCTTCCGGGTTGATGATCCCAAGTCCGAACCGGTGGAAGTGTCTCCCAAACTCGGTCTGGTCGGTTTGCAGGCCAGTGAGGTGCTTGAAGGCCTTTCCGAAGGCGATACCGTGGCCACCCAACTTGTCCTGCCCGGTGTCAAGGTCGGCAAAAAGGGGATCTAG